One window of the Candidatus Izemoplasmatales bacterium genome contains the following:
- a CDS encoding GLUG motif-containing protein, translating into MKRLSTILLSLLLLLGLSGCRKALDVPAGLHLSERTVSWDAVDGATGYVLKVDDVEYDVEDTSTTLPEDLFGPVALAVKAKDDQSETEWSDTVNAIAVIRLAAPADLAQDGGSVRWDAVPHATGYVVLIDGVEYPTLETAYEIPAGTAADVQVLAVGRSDGWIVSSPYSEILRIRTTLPVPGNIRLSGGAIVWDEVEDAVSYVIMVGDDEYAATTASIDLRYGYAGSHTVRVMAVADGEAFADSGFGSAILIFPTLTLATPGNAAYSAGTLTFDPVEGADGYDILVNGQPYASVSETSWTVPASLVASSGAYLEVVATSLVHLPSPASLRVYLSSTVVWTEMQLRAVHGGAVTLAADIILSQPWEPLDFTGVFDGGGHTVSGIEIDADGARLGFFGILDGAVVRDLTLSGTIVVDSGTMDVSAGGLAGSAIRSDIENVRVLFAIDVTSRNGTGAAGGVFGTVRDCQVDGVVFQGTVSTAWMTTGGFAGRFEASDADASVTRSTVLGSIAGAGGEATPTGGFAGMIMDNRLEIRECSVWGSISGFGYVGGFVGYLGYGAIYDSYVDGTVEAGPMERASLVVAGGFAGRVEGYNVRVVRCLSIATVTWNNASPEVRVGGFAGTTPGGTYANLFERCGYSDAALDRIGNPTVGRGDGIAPLDAALLAAIAAAAPDVWDFDGALIRLAWEE; encoded by the coding sequence ATGAAGCGCCTGTCGACGATCCTCCTGTCCCTCCTCCTTCTCCTCGGTCTCTCCGGCTGCCGGAAGGCCCTCGACGTCCCCGCCGGCCTGCATCTCTCCGAACGCACCGTCTCCTGGGATGCGGTCGACGGCGCGACCGGCTATGTCCTCAAGGTGGACGACGTCGAATATGACGTCGAAGACACTTCGACGACCCTCCCCGAAGACCTCTTCGGTCCCGTCGCCCTCGCCGTCAAGGCGAAGGACGACCAATCCGAGACGGAATGGTCGGACACCGTGAACGCGATCGCGGTGATCCGCCTCGCTGCGCCCGCCGACCTCGCCCAGGATGGCGGATCCGTCCGCTGGGACGCCGTCCCGCACGCCACCGGCTACGTCGTCCTGATCGACGGCGTCGAATACCCGACCCTCGAGACCGCCTATGAGATCCCGGCCGGGACCGCCGCCGACGTGCAGGTCCTCGCCGTCGGCCGCTCCGACGGCTGGATCGTCTCGAGTCCCTATTCCGAAATTCTCCGGATCCGCACGACGCTTCCCGTCCCCGGCAACATCCGCCTTTCCGGCGGCGCGATCGTCTGGGACGAAGTGGAGGACGCGGTTTCCTACGTGATCATGGTCGGCGACGACGAATACGCCGCGACGACCGCATCGATCGACCTGCGCTACGGCTACGCCGGCAGCCACACCGTCCGCGTGATGGCCGTCGCGGACGGCGAGGCCTTCGCCGATTCCGGCTTCGGTTCCGCCATCCTGATCTTCCCGACCCTCACCCTCGCGACGCCCGGAAACGCCGCGTATTCCGCGGGAACCCTTACCTTCGATCCGGTCGAAGGGGCCGACGGCTACGACATCCTCGTGAACGGCCAGCCCTATGCGAGCGTGTCGGAGACTTCCTGGACGGTCCCCGCGAGCCTCGTCGCGAGTTCCGGCGCCTATCTCGAAGTCGTCGCGACGTCGCTCGTCCACCTGCCTTCGCCCGCCAGCCTGCGCGTCTATCTTTCGTCGACCGTCGTCTGGACCGAAATGCAGCTGCGCGCCGTCCATGGCGGCGCCGTCACCCTCGCGGCCGACATCATCCTGTCGCAGCCGTGGGAACCGCTCGACTTCACGGGCGTGTTCGACGGCGGCGGACACACGGTCTCGGGAATCGAGATCGATGCGGACGGCGCCCGTCTCGGCTTCTTCGGGATCCTCGATGGCGCCGTCGTCAGGGACCTCACGCTCTCCGGAACGATCGTGGTCGACAGCGGGACCATGGACGTTTCCGCCGGCGGCCTCGCCGGCTCCGCGATCCGTTCCGACATCGAGAACGTCCGCGTCCTCTTCGCCATCGACGTGACCTCCCGCAACGGGACCGGCGCCGCCGGCGGCGTCTTCGGGACCGTCCGCGACTGCCAGGTCGACGGCGTGGTCTTCCAGGGCACGGTTTCCACCGCCTGGATGACGACCGGCGGCTTCGCCGGACGCTTCGAGGCGTCCGACGCGGATGCTTCCGTCACCCGCTCGACCGTGCTCGGAAGCATCGCGGGCGCCGGCGGCGAAGCGACCCCGACCGGCGGCTTCGCGGGGATGATCATGGACAATCGACTGGAGATCCGCGAATGTTCCGTGTGGGGAAGCATCTCCGGATTCGGATACGTCGGCGGCTTCGTCGGGTATCTGGGCTACGGGGCGATCTACGATTCCTACGTCGACGGAACGGTGGAAGCCGGACCGATGGAACGCGCGAGCCTCGTCGTCGCGGGCGGCTTCGCCGGCCGCGTCGAGGGCTACAACGTCAGGGTCGTCCGCTGTCTTTCGATCGCGACCGTCACCTGGAACAACGCGTCCCCCGAGGTCCGCGTCGGCGGCTTCGCCGGCACGACCCCGGGCGGGACGTACGCGAACCTGTTCGAACGCTGCGGCTATTCCGACGCCGCGCTCGACCGCATCGGGAATCCGACGGTCGGCAGGGGCGACGGCATCGCCCCGCTGGATGCGGCGCTTCTGGCCGCGATCGCGGCCGCCGCGCCGGACGTCTGGGATTTCGACGGGGCGCTGATCCGCCTCGCCTGGGAAGAATAG
- a CDS encoding discoidin domain-containing protein — protein sequence MPKKIVLFLLLTTLGAALAATFLRLSADAVEPRAYGVDLACGRRVVSTPNTDTNYNVRAVDADPATRYASEARDDAWFYVDLGSLEKVGKVTIDWEAAYASKYEIQMSQDAVTWQTVATVENTQRTVDEITFDAWIECRFVRFQGVSRATGYGYSFYSFEVYGPQDLAVGATANVSSFEAEAVHRASHMTDNVASTRWASAAADGQHAIFDLGSTKTFDLVKIRWEVSFARIFDVYACDGPDVAPGRADACWTKVTGSDVGLGEVDFLPLSNDVSARYLKLELVQRETSQVTKDTGRFPYDSTFSIYSFELFDWSSIPSVPLGNPMEFSKDAPAWTAMSSITLNPSGLILAPIGRIRDADGVVTDLASIADGDIPGFESFGTYNPAVVYDEENGIFHMIYRAELPDNFNHYFGDKYPLGHMSTLAYAYSYDGIDFTRGEDNPIAWPTTNDEAGGGLEDPRMFKIERDPNRGGRTTYYITYTMYDNSVTREGIIYTYDFSTFYKVGRIAPDYGGAIKSGTFVTDPEGNAVMITDPRPGHAGKVYMIYMKDGGYTKIGFTSDVLRIEAADIVDVAVAGFGGNDVEDFTNGNESCMALTNLYGEDDTDIYLMYGGGRLSDGNLQNEQENVSGWFYALGVLKTTKSNPFELTNLRLDLNEPAMHPTDTNKIDYGLFRKCMFADSMIRHDNTWYLYYGAGDMYVAVATARADFAAGAAGFRLDGSVLTASTLALNKAYGADKSDRSVEFVLEVHALDGTLLDAVVSPYAVPHFSRTALGKYSTGIPVDVAVDLSLIESLPAQYYVVAFVRDADTHENLNHPSVYTVVDGTAVSTPK from the coding sequence ATGCCCAAGAAAATCGTATTGTTCCTCCTCCTGACGACGCTCGGCGCCGCCCTCGCGGCGACGTTTCTCAGGCTGTCGGCCGACGCGGTCGAGCCCAGGGCCTACGGCGTCGACCTCGCCTGCGGGCGGCGCGTCGTCTCGACCCCGAACACCGATACGAACTACAACGTCCGCGCCGTCGACGCCGACCCCGCGACCCGCTACGCGAGCGAGGCGCGCGACGACGCCTGGTTCTACGTCGACCTCGGCTCGCTCGAGAAGGTCGGGAAGGTGACGATCGACTGGGAGGCCGCGTACGCTTCGAAGTACGAGATCCAGATGTCGCAGGACGCCGTCACGTGGCAGACCGTCGCCACGGTCGAAAACACCCAGAGAACCGTCGACGAGATCACGTTCGACGCCTGGATCGAATGCCGCTTCGTCCGCTTCCAGGGCGTCAGCCGCGCCACCGGCTACGGCTATTCGTTCTATTCCTTCGAGGTCTACGGTCCGCAGGACCTCGCCGTCGGCGCGACCGCGAATGTCTCGTCGTTTGAGGCCGAGGCCGTCCACCGCGCCTCCCACATGACCGACAACGTCGCGTCGACCCGCTGGGCCTCGGCGGCCGCCGACGGCCAGCATGCGATCTTCGACCTCGGTTCGACGAAGACCTTCGACCTCGTCAAGATCCGCTGGGAGGTCTCGTTCGCCCGCATCTTCGACGTCTACGCCTGCGACGGACCGGATGTCGCCCCCGGCCGCGCCGACGCGTGCTGGACGAAGGTCACGGGTTCCGACGTCGGCCTCGGCGAGGTCGACTTCCTGCCTCTGTCGAACGATGTCTCGGCCCGCTACCTCAAGCTCGAGCTCGTCCAGCGCGAGACCAGCCAGGTCACCAAGGACACCGGCCGCTTCCCCTACGATTCGACCTTCTCGATCTACTCGTTCGAACTCTTCGACTGGTCATCCATCCCCTCCGTCCCCCTCGGGAACCCGATGGAGTTCTCGAAGGACGCCCCGGCCTGGACGGCGATGTCCTCGATCACCCTGAATCCCTCCGGGCTGATCCTCGCCCCGATCGGGCGGATCCGCGACGCGGACGGGGTCGTCACCGACCTCGCCTCGATCGCGGACGGCGACATCCCCGGCTTCGAGTCGTTCGGAACCTACAACCCGGCCGTCGTCTACGACGAGGAGAACGGCATCTTCCACATGATCTACCGCGCCGAACTCCCCGACAACTTCAACCACTACTTCGGCGACAAATACCCGCTCGGCCACATGTCCACCCTCGCCTACGCCTATTCCTACGACGGGATCGACTTCACGCGCGGGGAGGACAACCCGATCGCCTGGCCGACCACGAACGACGAGGCCGGCGGCGGCCTCGAGGATCCGCGCATGTTCAAGATCGAACGCGATCCGAACCGCGGCGGCAGGACCACCTACTACATCACCTACACGATGTACGACAATTCCGTCACCCGCGAGGGAATCATCTACACCTACGACTTTTCGACCTTCTACAAGGTCGGACGGATCGCCCCCGACTACGGCGGGGCGATCAAGAGCGGCACCTTCGTGACCGATCCGGAAGGGAACGCGGTCATGATCACCGACCCGCGTCCGGGTCATGCCGGAAAGGTGTACATGATCTACATGAAGGACGGCGGCTACACCAAGATCGGCTTCACCTCCGACGTCCTTCGGATCGAAGCCGCCGACATCGTCGACGTCGCCGTCGCCGGCTTCGGCGGTAACGACGTCGAGGACTTCACGAACGGCAACGAGTCCTGCATGGCGCTCACGAACCTCTACGGGGAAGACGATACGGACATCTACCTGATGTACGGCGGCGGCCGGCTTTCCGACGGGAACCTCCAGAACGAGCAGGAAAACGTCTCCGGCTGGTTCTACGCCCTCGGCGTCCTCAAGACGACGAAGTCGAACCCGTTCGAGCTCACGAACCTCAGGCTCGACCTGAACGAACCGGCGATGCATCCGACCGACACCAACAAGATCGACTACGGCCTCTTCCGCAAGTGCATGTTCGCCGACTCGATGATCCGCCACGACAACACCTGGTACCTCTATTACGGCGCGGGCGACATGTACGTCGCGGTCGCGACCGCGCGCGCCGACTTCGCGGCCGGCGCGGCCGGTTTCCGTCTCGACGGCAGCGTCCTCACCGCCTCGACGCTCGCGCTGAACAAGGCTTACGGCGCCGACAAGTCGGACCGATCGGTCGAGTTCGTCCTCGAGGTTCATGCGCTCGACGGGACCCTCCTCGATGCGGTCGTCTCGCCCTACGCCGTCCCGCACTTCTCGCGGACCGCGCTCGGGAAGTATTCGACCGGGATCCCGGTCGACGTCGCCGTCGACCTGTCCCTGATCGAATCCCTGCCCGCGCAGTACTACGTCGTCGCCTTCGTCCGCGATGCGGACACGCACGAGAACCTGAACCATCCGTCGGTCTATACGGTCGTGGACGGCACCGCCGTCTCGACCCCGAAGTGA
- a CDS encoding metallophosphoesterase family protein: MKKKTFLITILILSSLAFAGLFRRDLPIVSASGGNQSAVPVTVELTSYFDPSNILSTTIAGMVYGEKISLQGDLADAPSGAVDYTFLFWELNGTILSVPLDHEFILTGENALTAVFSPSDRHVVAFVDANGKILKVEYVQDGATATPPASLPDRPGMAVTGWSEAYDHVTSDVVTHVAYETVEAGTYAVSVAGGSGDGTYAYNAVATAVADEAPSGKVFHHWERDGKVFGYGTPFSFTVFSSTALVAVYADAAPASAPRVVHQGDLGLRHDEFRKTGLARYVLPEGYAFVECGFLTHADRIAELTIDTEGAVRRVSQKRYAPTGEFLMSFAAGSASTVRAYLIAQDGEGTLVTVYDEAAYEIVNGGFEEGDLSGWTTYGIWKDESALTAFRNERVVSTAYYGSAGTNPYNKDGNYLFGVYADPYDNANKDLNQERMGMMRSSDFVLAGSGWIGFRLGGGKNDSAAYLSVHDAETDVEVARFANRHFGLTAKSGTANAEAYLFQYYADLSAYLGHTLYVLLVDAASHEWNVLSCDAVDTYLPVAPVVTADTTATNVLPVIAGAGTATNAIANGALTANLDGWGNPDGVFTIANGGAISSVGGNSAVGALRSPAFTIGVNRYLRYQFAGAVQRDKQVFVLVKEVGTNLEVLRLVRREDLAAASDSGDFKDHWYDLGGLDPAKEYYLEVVDNRDGDWGVALIRNVSLSASPDLDYRVAVNAGYGLAKVDPDDGQRRTPAAAIESEPDNGTWYLDATPAEDAGTGLNLSFQADASTAAVTYTLSSDPYFRNATTAILAGTAYSTARATVGGIDFGFSDRYLYEATLTGLSPNTTYLVRTVNGGKASPVAAFTTGDTDGTLTFLYMTDTQADTWQETLITKDLFDEAVSRYGPMAFAMVTGDVVEVGMAPLFWDRFFATGLATTPLLTVPGNHDYQDQDRATTSPSYYASLFNNPKNGVESRLDSSYYVVYGNVLFIMLDTVERTDVALQQAWFYDVVAAHAHDFLIVGTHYSMYGPTHPDEAAALRDDWLAVFDAASVDLVLSGHDHVYARTAAMAGGEATGDPLSGTVYLAGGSGGHKVYDNTASPAAFQLVPTVPTASVVTVTPTQISVTTIDRTGAVLDAFSIPVKSGE, from the coding sequence ATGAAGAAGAAGACGTTTCTGATCACGATCCTGATCCTTTCGTCCCTCGCCTTCGCGGGTCTCTTCCGCCGTGACCTCCCGATCGTCTCCGCCTCGGGCGGGAACCAGTCGGCCGTCCCCGTGACGGTCGAGCTGACGTCCTATTTCGATCCTTCCAACATTCTTTCGACGACGATCGCGGGAATGGTCTACGGCGAGAAGATCTCCCTGCAGGGAGACCTCGCCGACGCGCCTTCCGGCGCCGTCGACTACACGTTCCTCTTCTGGGAACTGAACGGCACGATCCTCTCCGTCCCGCTCGACCACGAGTTCATCCTCACCGGCGAAAACGCCCTCACCGCCGTCTTCAGCCCCTCCGATCGCCACGTGGTCGCCTTCGTCGACGCCAACGGGAAGATCCTCAAGGTCGAATACGTCCAGGACGGTGCGACCGCGACGCCGCCGGCGTCGCTTCCCGACCGCCCCGGCATGGCCGTGACCGGATGGAGCGAAGCCTACGACCATGTGACATCCGACGTCGTCACCCACGTCGCCTACGAGACCGTCGAGGCCGGCACCTACGCCGTCTCGGTCGCGGGCGGTTCGGGCGACGGCACCTACGCCTACAACGCGGTCGCGACCGCCGTCGCCGACGAAGCCCCGTCCGGCAAGGTCTTCCACCACTGGGAGAGGGACGGCAAGGTCTTCGGCTACGGCACGCCGTTCTCCTTCACGGTGTTTTCATCGACCGCGCTCGTCGCGGTCTACGCCGACGCCGCGCCGGCATCGGCCCCGCGGGTCGTCCATCAGGGCGACCTCGGCCTCCGGCACGACGAATTCCGGAAGACGGGCCTCGCGCGCTACGTCCTGCCGGAAGGCTATGCCTTCGTCGAGTGCGGCTTCCTCACCCATGCGGACCGGATCGCCGAATTGACCATCGACACCGAAGGCGCCGTCCGGAGGGTCTCGCAGAAGCGCTATGCGCCGACCGGCGAGTTCCTCATGAGCTTCGCGGCGGGTTCCGCTTCGACCGTCCGCGCCTACCTGATCGCGCAGGACGGGGAGGGAACCCTCGTCACCGTCTACGACGAAGCCGCCTACGAGATCGTAAACGGCGGCTTCGAGGAAGGCGACCTCTCCGGCTGGACGACCTACGGGATCTGGAAGGACGAAAGCGCGCTCACGGCGTTTCGGAACGAACGTGTCGTTTCGACCGCGTATTACGGCTCCGCCGGCACGAACCCCTACAACAAGGACGGGAACTACCTCTTCGGCGTCTACGCCGATCCCTACGACAACGCGAACAAGGACCTGAACCAGGAACGGATGGGGATGATGCGGTCGAGCGACTTCGTCCTCGCCGGCTCCGGCTGGATCGGCTTTCGGCTCGGCGGCGGGAAGAACGACTCCGCCGCGTACCTCTCCGTCCACGACGCCGAGACCGACGTCGAGGTCGCACGCTTCGCGAACCGCCACTTCGGGCTCACCGCGAAGAGCGGCACCGCGAACGCCGAGGCGTACTTGTTCCAATACTACGCCGACCTCTCGGCCTATCTCGGACATACCCTCTACGTCCTCCTCGTCGACGCCGCCTCGCATGAATGGAACGTGCTCTCCTGCGACGCCGTCGACACCTACCTGCCCGTCGCCCCCGTCGTGACCGCGGATACGACCGCGACGAACGTCCTGCCCGTCATCGCCGGCGCAGGTACGGCGACGAACGCGATCGCAAACGGCGCGCTCACCGCGAACCTCGACGGCTGGGGGAATCCGGACGGGGTCTTCACGATCGCAAACGGCGGCGCGATCAGTTCCGTCGGCGGGAATTCCGCCGTCGGCGCGCTCCGCTCGCCGGCCTTCACGATCGGCGTGAACCGTTACCTCCGCTACCAGTTCGCCGGCGCCGTCCAGCGCGACAAGCAGGTCTTCGTGCTCGTGAAGGAGGTCGGGACGAACCTCGAGGTCCTGCGGCTCGTCCGCCGCGAGGATCTCGCCGCGGCATCCGATTCGGGCGACTTCAAGGACCACTGGTACGACCTCGGCGGCCTCGACCCGGCGAAGGAGTACTACCTCGAGGTCGTCGACAACCGCGACGGCGACTGGGGCGTGGCGCTGATCCGGAACGTCTCCCTCTCCGCCTCCCCCGACCTCGACTACCGCGTCGCCGTGAACGCCGGCTACGGCCTGGCGAAGGTCGATCCCGACGACGGCCAGCGGCGCACGCCCGCGGCCGCGATCGAGAGCGAACCCGACAACGGCACCTGGTATCTGGACGCCACCCCGGCGGAGGACGCCGGGACCGGCCTCAACCTCTCCTTCCAGGCGGACGCGTCGACCGCCGCGGTGACCTACACGCTTTCGTCCGACCCGTATTTCCGGAACGCGACGACCGCGATCCTCGCGGGCACGGCGTATTCGACCGCCCGAGCCACCGTCGGCGGGATCGATTTCGGCTTCTCCGACCGCTACCTCTACGAGGCGACCCTGACCGGCCTGTCGCCGAACACGACCTACCTGGTCCGGACCGTGAACGGCGGGAAGGCTTCGCCGGTCGCCGCCTTCACGACCGGCGATACCGACGGCACGTTGACGTTCCTCTACATGACCGACACCCAGGCGGACACCTGGCAGGAGACCCTGATCACGAAGGACCTCTTCGACGAGGCGGTCTCGCGCTACGGCCCGATGGCCTTCGCGATGGTCACCGGCGACGTCGTCGAGGTCGGGATGGCGCCGCTCTTCTGGGACCGCTTCTTCGCGACCGGCCTGGCGACGACGCCGCTGCTCACCGTCCCCGGCAACCACGACTACCAGGACCAGGACCGCGCGACGACGTCTCCGTCCTACTACGCCTCCCTCTTCAACAATCCCAAGAACGGCGTCGAAAGCCGGCTCGATTCCTCGTACTACGTCGTCTACGGGAACGTCCTCTTCATCATGCTCGACACCGTCGAACGGACCGACGTCGCCCTTCAGCAGGCGTGGTTCTACGACGTCGTCGCGGCGCACGCGCACGATTTCCTGATCGTCGGGACGCACTACTCGATGTACGGGCCGACGCATCCGGACGAGGCCGCGGCGCTCCGGGATGACTGGCTCGCCGTCTTCGACGCGGCGTCGGTCGACCTCGTCCTCTCCGGCCACGACCACGTCTACGCCCGGACCGCGGCGATGGCGGGCGGGGAGGCGACCGGCGATCCGCTCTCCGGCACCGTCTATCTCGCCGGCGGCTCGGGCGGCCACAAGGTATACGACAACACCGCGAGTCCCGCCGCCTTCCAGCTCGTCCCGACGGTCCCGACCGCAAGCGTCGTCACCGTCACTCCGACCCAGATCAGCGTCACGACGATCGACCGGACGGGCGCCGTCCTGGACGCGTTTTCGATCCCCGTCAAATCCGGCGAATGA
- a CDS encoding glycoside hydrolase family 125 protein, which yields MKRHLSMVAILALATILLGCRETTTVTTVDPAPYEIENGGFETGDLTGWTIVSGTAFTASGVTDDDATAAAVPYGKEGAYLYGREDETAVGVLSSAPFTIGGAGILTFRLGAGANPGLTYVSIVDDETGVERFRFGNALYHETAYATDPSGYRVDNLVPYCADLSAMMGETVRILLVDRSTENRGYLTFDAFETYYPVAPDLSGMTLAEDVKPVFADAAGTPNVLYNADFATGSLSGWTAVGEDGAFRASHLNANDRLSNRPDETRVGLLRSSAFKVGGTGLISFRLGATKHSDLTYLSILKVGTNEEVFRTYSDRWKEADEENTHLYYVDLYDHLGECLYVELVDNARGDWGLVTFEDLATFYAAYPSMTDEVAVNLLEPFDTTPDYAEMRATVDGLIAGIEDETERLTFQKTFYATLDGVQNRVGTFPSVTEVDPDGTVFIRTGDIDAMWLRDSSAQVLAYLRFMNLDSDVKQLVEGLLKRQFELIRRDPYANAFNPDGSAFERKFEVDSLTYPFWLASQYYEITEDDGVFDAFFQIALDRAITTLEHEQNHSDADYRITNGYDQGAGQNAFAVGTGLVWSAYRPSDDVTHYRYNIPQNMFAAATMAKMAALLEALGKAPALAARASALSASIRQGIETYGVYDHPTLGRIWVFETDGENADPSSSAHKLLTDMANIPSLLSAPWLGYCGADDPTYLGTRAFILSSENPYYYEGTYASGIGDPHDGVGSGGNPHPDVPVPWHMAIAMQGLTALDPEEARRCIDWMTATTAGTYVMHEAFNANDPTQYSRDYFTWPCALYAHLYLTAILEAEPAS from the coding sequence ATGAAACGACATCTCTCCATGGTCGCGATCCTCGCCCTCGCCACCATCCTCCTCGGATGCAGGGAGACGACGACCGTGACGACCGTCGACCCCGCGCCGTACGAAATCGAGAACGGCGGCTTCGAGACCGGCGACCTCACCGGCTGGACGATCGTCTCCGGCACCGCGTTTACCGCTTCCGGCGTCACCGACGACGACGCGACCGCCGCCGCCGTGCCCTACGGGAAGGAAGGCGCCTACCTCTACGGACGGGAAGACGAGACCGCCGTCGGCGTCCTGTCCTCGGCTCCCTTCACGATCGGCGGCGCCGGCATCCTCACCTTCCGGCTCGGGGCCGGGGCGAACCCGGGACTCACCTACGTCTCGATCGTCGACGATGAGACCGGCGTCGAACGGTTCCGCTTCGGAAACGCCCTCTACCACGAGACCGCATATGCGACCGATCCCTCCGGGTATCGCGTCGACAACCTCGTCCCCTACTGCGCCGACCTCTCGGCGATGATGGGGGAAACGGTGCGGATCCTGCTCGTCGACCGCTCGACGGAAAACCGCGGCTACCTCACCTTCGACGCCTTCGAAACGTACTACCCGGTCGCTCCGGACCTCTCGGGGATGACCCTGGCGGAAGACGTCAAGCCCGTCTTCGCCGACGCGGCGGGGACCCCGAACGTGCTCTACAACGCCGACTTCGCGACCGGGTCGCTCTCGGGCTGGACGGCCGTCGGCGAGGACGGCGCCTTCCGGGCCAGTCATCTGAACGCCAACGATCGACTCTCCAACCGCCCCGACGAGACCAGGGTCGGACTCCTCCGGTCCTCCGCCTTCAAGGTCGGCGGCACCGGCCTCATCTCCTTCCGCCTCGGCGCGACCAAGCATTCGGACCTCACCTACCTCTCGATCCTCAAGGTCGGGACGAACGAAGAAGTGTTCCGCACCTACAGCGACCGCTGGAAGGAAGCCGACGAGGAGAACACCCATCTCTATTACGTAGACCTGTACGATCATCTGGGCGAATGCCTCTACGTCGAGCTCGTCGACAACGCCCGCGGCGACTGGGGTCTCGTCACCTTCGAGGACCTCGCCACCTTCTACGCGGCGTATCCGTCCATGACCGACGAGGTCGCCGTCAACCTCCTCGAACCCTTTGACACCACGCCGGACTACGCGGAAATGCGCGCGACCGTGGACGGCCTGATCGCCGGCATCGAAGACGAGACCGAACGGCTCACCTTCCAGAAGACCTTCTATGCGACGCTGGACGGGGTCCAAAACCGCGTCGGCACGTTTCCGTCGGTGACGGAAGTCGATCCCGACGGAACCGTCTTCATCCGCACCGGCGACATCGACGCGATGTGGCTCCGCGACTCGAGCGCGCAGGTGCTCGCGTATCTCCGCTTCATGAACCTCGATTCCGACGTCAAGCAGCTGGTCGAGGGACTCCTGAAGCGCCAGTTCGAGCTGATCCGCCGCGACCCGTACGCGAACGCCTTCAACCCGGACGGGAGCGCCTTCGAACGCAAGTTCGAGGTCGACAGCCTCACCTATCCGTTCTGGCTCGCCTCGCAGTACTACGAGATCACCGAAGACGACGGCGTCTTCGACGCCTTCTTCCAGATCGCGCTCGACCGCGCGATCACGACCCTCGAACACGAGCAGAACCATTCGGATGCCGACTACCGGATCACCAACGGCTACGACCAGGGAGCGGGGCAGAACGCCTTCGCGGTCGGCACCGGTCTCGTCTGGAGCGCCTACCGGCCGTCCGACGACGTGACCCATTACCGCTACAACATCCCGCAGAACATGTTCGCGGCGGCGACGATGGCGAAGATGGCCGCATTGCTCGAGGCGCTTGGCAAGGCGCCGGCGCTCGCAGCGCGCGCTTCCGCCCTGTCCGCCTCGATCCGCCAGGGCATCGAGACCTACGGCGTCTACGACCACCCGACGCTCGGCCGCATCTGGGTGTTCGAGACCGACGGCGAAAACGCCGATCCGTCCTCCTCCGCCCACAAGCTATTGACCGACATGGCGAACATCCCCTCGCTTCTCTCCGCCCCGTGGCTCGGATACTGCGGCGCCGACGACCCGACGTACCTTGGGACCCGCGCCTTCATCCTCTCGTCGGAGAACCCCTATTATTACGAAGGCACGTACGCGAGCGGGATCGGCGATCCGCACGACGGCGTCGGATCGGGAGGAAACCCGCATCCGGACGTGCCGGTGCCGTGGCACATGGCGATCGCGATGCAGGGCCTCACCGCCCTCGATCCCGAAGAAGCCCGCCGATGCATCGACTGGATGACCGCCACGACGGCGGGCACCTACGTGATGCACGAGGCGTTCAACGCGAACGATCCGACGCAGTACAGCCGCGACTACTTCACGTGGCCGTGCGCGCTCTACGCCCATCTGTACCTGACCGCGATCCTCGAGGCCGAACCGGCCTCATGA